The following are encoded in a window of Mustela nigripes isolate SB6536 chromosome 1, MUSNIG.SB6536, whole genome shotgun sequence genomic DNA:
- the LOC132023053 gene encoding LOW QUALITY PROTEIN: 60 kDa heat shock protein, mitochondrial-like (The sequence of the model RefSeq protein was modified relative to this genomic sequence to represent the inferred CDS: substituted 2 bases at 2 genomic stop codons) gives LPAFLCQIRSVSRALAPHLTWAYAKDTKFGADAXALMLQGVDLLANAVAITVGPKGRTVIIEESWGSPKVTKDGVTVAKSIDLKDNYKNIGAKLVQDLTSNTNEEAGDGITTATILACSIAKEGFEKISKGANPVEIRRGVMLAVDAVIAELKKQSKPVTTPEKIAQVATISANGDKEIGNIISDAMKKVGRKGVITVKDGKTLNDELEIIEGMNFDQGYISPYIINTSKGQKCEFQDAYVLSSEKKISSIQSIVPALEIANAHHKPLIIIAEEVDGEALSTLVLNRLKVGLQIVAVKAPGFGDNRKNQLKDMAIATSGAVFGEEGLTLNLKDVQPHDLGKVGEVIVTKHDAMLLKGKGDKAQIEKCIQEIIEQLGITTSEFEKEKLNEHLAKLSDGVAVLKVGGTSDVEVNEKKDRVTDALNATXAAIEEGIVLGGGCALLRCIPALDSLTPTNEDQKIGMEIIKRTLKIPAMTIAKNSGFERSLVVEKIMQSSPEVGYDAMLGDFVNMVEKGIIDPTKFVRTSLLYAAGVTSLLTMAEVVVTEIPKEEKDPVMSRMGGMGRGMGGGMF, from the coding sequence TTACCCGCATTCCTTTGCCAAATTAGGTCAGTGTCCAGAGCACTGGCTCCTCATCTCACTTGGGCTTATGCCAAAGATACAAAATTTGGTGCAGATGCCTGAGCCTTAATGCTTCAAGGTGTAGACCTTTTAGCCAATGCTGTAGCCATTACAGTGGGGCCAAAGGGAAGAACAGTGATTATTGAAGAGAGTTGGGGAAGTCCCAAAGTGACAAAAGATGGTGTGACCGTAGCAAAGTCTATTGACTTAAaagataattacaaaaatattggCGCTAAACTTGTTCAAGATCTCACCAGTAACACAAATGAAGAGGCTGGGGACGGCATCACTACTGCTACTATCTTGGCATGCTCTATTGCCAAGGAAGGCTTCGAGAAGATTAGCAAAGGTGCTAATCCTGTGGAAATCAGGAGAGgtgtgatgttagctgttgaTGCTGTAATTGCTGAACTTAAGAAGCAGTCTAAACCCGTGACAACCCCTGAAAAAATTGCTCAGGTTGCTACCATTTCTGCAAATGGAGACAAAGAAATTGGCAACATCATTTCCGATGCAATGAAAAAGGTTGGAAGAAAGGGTGTCATCACAGTAAAGGATGGAAAAACACTAAATGATGAATTAGAAATTATTGAAGGCATGAATTTTGATCAAGGTTACATTTCTCCATACATTATTAATACCTCAAAAGGTCAGAAATGTGAATTCCAGGATGCTTATGTTCTATCgagtgaaaagaaaatttctagcATCCAGTCCATTGTACCTGCTCTTGAAATTGCCAATGCTCACCATAAGCCCTTGATCATAATTGCTGAAGAAGTTGATGGAGAAGCTCTGAGTACACTCGTTTTGAATAGGTTAAAAGTTGGTCTTCAGATTGTGGCAGTCAAAGCTCCAGGTTTTGGTGACAATAGGAAGAATCAGCTTAAAGACATGGCTATTGCTACTAGTGGTGCAGTTTTTGGGGAAGAAGGATTGACTCTAAATCTCAAAGATGTTCAGCCTCATGACTTAGGGAAAGTTGGAGAGGTCATTGTGACCAAACATGATGCCATGCTCTTAAAAGGAAAAGGTGACAAGGCTCAAATTGAAAAATGTATTCAAGAAATCATTGAGCAGTTAGGTATTACAACTAgtgaatttgaaaaggaaaagctgaatgAACATTTGGCAAAACTCTCAGATGGTGTAGCTGTGTTGAAGGTTGGTGGGACAAGTGATGTTGaagtgaatgaaaagaaagacagagtTACCGATGCGCTCAATGCTACATGAGCTGCCATTGAAGAAGGCATTGTTCTGGGAGGGGGTTGTGCCCTGCTTCGGTGCATTCCAGCCTTGGATTCATTAACTCCAACTAACGAAGATCAAAAAATTGGTATGGAAATTATTAAGAGAACACTCAAAATTCCTGCAATGACCATTGCTAAGAATTCAGGTTTTGAAAGATCATTGGTAGTTGAGAAAATTATGCAGAGTTCCCCAGAAGTTGGTTATGATGCTATGCTTGGAGATTTTGTGAATATGGTGGAAAAAGGAATCATTGATCCAACAAAGTTTGTAAGAACTTCTTTATTGTATGCTGCTGGAGTGACCTCTCTGTTAACTATGGCAGAAGTTGTAGTCACCGAAATTCCTAAAGAAGAGAAGGACCCAGTGATGAGCAGAATGGGTGGAATGGGAAGGGGTATGGGAGGTGGCATGTTCTGA